Proteins co-encoded in one Colletes latitarsis isolate SP2378_abdomen chromosome 13, iyColLati1, whole genome shotgun sequence genomic window:
- the Chc gene encoding clathrin heavy chain — MTQLLPIRFQEHLQLTAVGINANNVSFNTLTMESDKFICVREKVGDTAQVVIIDMNDSANPIRRPISADSAIMNPASKVIALKALKTLQIFNIEMKSKMKAHTMTEDVVFWKWISLNTLALVTETAVYHWSMEGESTPNKMFDRHSSLNGCQIINYRTDPKQTWLLLIGISAQHNRVVGAMQLYSVERKCSQPIEGHAASFAQFKMEGNAEPSNLFCFAVRTVQGAKLHIIEVGQPPAGNHPFPKKAVDVFFPPEAGNDFPVAMQVSSKYDVIYLITKYGYIHMYDIESATCIFMNRISGETIFVTAPHEASGGIIGVNRKGQVLSVSVDEENIIPYINGVLQNSELALRMAVRNNLSGAEDLFVKKFNMLFQNGQYAEAAKVAANAPKGILRTPTTIQRFQQVPATQGQTSPLLQYFGILLDQGQLNKYESLELCRPVLVQGRKQLLEKWLKEDKLECSEELGDLVKQADPTLALSVYLRANVPNKVIQCFAETGQFQKIVLYAKKVSYTPDYIFLLRNVMRINPDQGVAFAQMLVQDDEPLADINQIVDIFMEQNMVQQCTSFLLDALKNNWPSEGALQTRLLEMNLMSAPQVADAILGNQMFTHYDRAHIAQLCEKAGLLQRALEHYTDLYDIKRAVVHTHLLSPDWLVGFFGTLSVEDSLECLKAMLTANIRQNLQICIQIATKYHEQLTTKALIDLFESFKSYEGLFYFLGSIVNFSQDQEVHFKYIQAACKTGQIKEVERICRESNCYNPERVKNFLKEAKLSDQLPLIIVCDRFDFVHDLVLYLYRNNLQKYIEIYVQKVNPSRLPVVVGGLLDVDCSEDIIKNLILVVRGQFSTDELVEEVEKRNRLKLLLPWLESRVHESCVEPATHNALAKIYIDSNNNPERFLKENQFYDSRVVGKYCEKRDPHLACIAYERGQCDRELISVCNENSLFKSEARYLVRRRDPDLWAEVLLESNPYKRQLIDQVVQTALSETQDPEDISVTVKAFMTADLPNELIELLEKIVLDSSVFSDHRNLQNLLILTAIKADRTRVMEYINRLDNYDAPDIANIAINNELYEEAFAIFKKFDVNTSAIQVLIEQVNNLDRAYEFAERCNEPPVWSQLARAQLQQGLVKEAIDSFIKADDPSAYVDVVETAHRTSHWEDLVRYLQMARKKARESFIESELIYAYARTNRLADLEEFISGPNHADIQKIGDRCFDDKMYDAAKLLYNNVSNFARLAITLVHLKEFQGAVDSARKANSTRTWKEVCFACVDSGEFRLAQMCGLHIVVHADELEDLINYYQDRGHFEELINLLEAALGLERAHMGMFTELAILYSKYKPQRMREHLELFWSRVNIPKVLRAAEQAHLWAELVFLYDKYEEYDNAVLAMMQHPTEAWREGHFKDVITKVANVELYYKAIQFYVEYKPLLLNDILLVLAPRMDHTRGVAYFKRTGHLQLVKPYLRSVQALNNKAINEALNGLLIDEEDYQGLRTSIDAFDNFDNIALAQQLEKHELIEFRRIAAYLYKGNNRWKQSVELCKKDRLFRDAMEYAAESRNTEVAQELLEWFLERGSKDCFAACLFHCYDLLHPDVILELAWRHRILHFAMPYLIQVAREYITKVDKLEEAESQRLEETDHQEHKPMIMPEPQLMLTAGPGMMASGYTPQGVYGAPPQNVYAPTAAAYQGYGM, encoded by the exons ATGACGCAGTTACTACCCATAAGGTTTCAAGAACATCTCCAG CTTACAGCTGTTGGAATTAATGCTAACAATGTTAGTTTCAATACACTTACTATGGAATCTGATAAATTCATTTGTGTCAGAGAGAAAGTTGGTGATACCGCACAGGTAGTTATTATTGATATGAATGATTCTGCTAATCCTATTAGAAGACCCATTTCTGCAGATTCTGCAATTATGAATCCTGCGAGTAAAGTCATTGCTTTGAAAG CGTTGAAAACACTTCAGATATTTAACATAGAGATGAAATCAAAAATGAAAGCTCATACAATGACAGAAGATGTAGTCTTTTGGAAGTGGATATCTTTAAATACTTTGGCATTAGTAACAGAGACTGCAGTATATCATTGGTCCATGGAAGGAGAATCAACTCCAAATAAAATGTTTGATAGACATTCTTCATTAAATGGCTGCCAAATAATTAACTATAGAACTGATCCAAAGCAAACCTGGCTTTTGTTAATTGGCATTTCTGCTCAGCATAATAGAGTGGTTGGTGCTATGCAACTTTATTCTGTTGAAAGAAAGTGTTCTCAGCCAATTGAAGGACATGCAGCTTCTTTTGCCCAATTTAAAATGGAAGGAAATGCAGAACCAAGTAATTTGTTCTGTTTTGCTGTTAGAACAGTACAAGGTGCAAAACTTCACATTATCGAAGTGGGTCAACCTCCTGCTGGTAATCACCCCTTTCCAAAGAAGGCAGTAGACGTGTTTTTCCCACCAGAAGCTGGAAATGATTTTCCTGTTGCAATGCAAGTCAGCTCAAAATATGATGTTATATATTTAATAACAAAATATggttatatacatatgtatgataTTGAATCTGCAACATGTATATTTATGAATCGCATATCTGGGGAAACAATTTTTGTTACTGCTCCACACGAAGCGTCTGGTGGTATAATAGGAGTAAATCGAAAGGGTCAAGTATTATCTGTATCTGTTGATgaagaaaatataattccaTACATAAATGGAGTACTACAAAATTCTGAACTTGCATTGCGAATGGCTGTAAGGAATAATTTGTCAGGAGCTGAGGATTTATTTGTGAAGAAATTTAACATGCTTTTCCAAAATGGGCAGTATGCTGAAGCAGCAAAAGTTGCAGCAAATGCTCCAAAAGGAATACTACGAACTCCAACAACTATTCAacgatttcaacaa GTACCGGCAACACAAGGACAAACATCTCCGCTATTGCAATATTTTGGAATACTTCTGGATCAAgggcaattaaataaatatgaatcttTAGAATTATGTCGTCCAGTACTTGTACAAGGACGTAAACAACTTCTTGAAAAATGGTTGAAAGAAGATAAGCTAGAGTGTAGTGAAGAATTGGGTGACTTGGTGAAACAAGCTGATCCAACTTTAGCTCTTAGTGTTTACTTAAGAGCTAATGTTCCCAATAAAGTTATACAATGTTTTGCAGAAACTGGTCAGTTCcaaaaaattgtattatatGCAAAAAAAGTTTCATACACTCcggattatatatttttattaagaaaTGTCATGAGAATAAATCCTGATCAGGGTGTAGCATTTGCCCAAATGTTGGTTCAGGATGATGAACCTTTAGCTGATATCAACCAA aTTGTGGACATATTTATGGAGCAAAATATGGTACAGCAATGTACATCATTTTTGTTGGAtgctttaaaaaataattggcCAAGCGAAGGAGCTTTACAAACGCGtcttttagaaatgaatttgatGTCTGCTCCACAAGTTGCAGATGCAATCTTAGGGAATCAAATGTTTACTCATTACGACAGAGCTCATATTgcgcaattatgtgaaaaagctGGATTGTTACAGCGTGCTTTGGAACATTACACTGATTTATACGACATTAAAAGAGCTGTTGTACATACACATTTACTATCACCAGATTGGCTTGTTGGATTTTTTGGAACATTATCTGTTGAAGATTCTTTAGAGTGTTTGAAAGCAATGTTAACTGCTAATATAAGacaaaatttacaaatttgtattcAAATTGCAACAAAGTATCACGAACAGTTGACCACTAAAGCATTAATAG ATTTATTTGAAAGCTTTAAATCATATGAAGGATTATTTTACTTCTTGGGATCTATTGTTAACTTCAGCCAAGATCAGGAGGTGCACTTTAAATATATCCAAGCAGCTTGTAAAACTGGACAAATTAAAGAAGTTGAACGAATTTGTAGAGAGAGTAATTGCTATAATCCAGAACGTGTCAAAAACTTTCTCAAGGAAGCAAAATTGTCTGATCAGTTACCTTTGATAATTGTGTGTGATCGATTTGATTTTGTACATGACCTTGTACTTTATCTTTACCGAAATAATTTACAAAAGTACATTGAAATTTATGTTCAAAAA GTAAATCCATCACGTTTGCCAGTCGTGGTGGGTGGTCTATTGGATGTTGATTGTTCAGAGGATATAATAAAAAATCTAATTTTAGTTGTGCGTGGGCAATTTTCGACCGATGAACTTGTTGAAGAAGTTGAAAAAAGAAATCGTTTAAAACTCTTACTTCCATGGCTAGAGTCTCGTGTTCATGAAAGTTGTGTTGAGCCTGCAACACATAATGCACTAGCAAAAATATACATTGATAGCAACAATAACCCTGAAAGATTTCTTAA AGAAAATCAGTTTTATGACAGTAGAGTAGTAGGAAAGTATTGTGAAAAACGTGATCCACATTTAGCATGTATTGCATATGAGCGCGGTCAATGTGATCGGGAGTTAATAAGCGTATGCAATGAAAATAGTCTTTTCAAAAGTGAAGCAAGATACTTGGTACGACGCAGAGATCCTGATTTGTGGGCGGAAGTTCTTCTCGAAAGCAATCCGTACAAAAGGCAATTAATAGATCAG GTTGTGCAAACAGCTTTGTCAGAAACTCAGGATCCTGAAGATATATCAGTTACTGTCAAGGCCTTTATGACTGCTGACTTACCAAACGAGCTAATTGAACTACTTGAGAAAATTGTACTCGATAGTAGTGTTTTTAGCGATCATCGTAATTTACAAAATCTTTTAATTCTAACAGCAATAAAGGCTGATCGTACGCGTGTAATGGAATATATAAATCGATTGGATAACTATGATGCTCCGGATATTGCTAATATAGCTATTAACAATGAATTGTACGAAGAAGCTTTTGCtatctttaaaaaattcgaTGTCAACACATCAGCCATTCAAGTTTTAATTGAGCAAGTTAACAACTTAGACAGAGCTTATGAATTTGCTGAAAG GTGTAATGAACCGCCAGTATGGTCTCAATTAGCTAGAGCACAGTTGCAACAAGGGTTAGTTAAAGAagccattgacagtttcattaaaGCAGATGATCCATCAGCATATGTAGATGTAGTAGAGACTGCTCATCGAACTTCTCACTGGGAGGACTTAGTGCGTTACTTGCAAATGGCTCGCAAGAAAGCTCGTGAATCTTTCATAGAAAGCGAATTAATATATGCATACGCGAGAACTAACAGACTTGCAGATCTTGAAGAATTTATTTCCGGCCCTAATCATGCTGATATACAAAAG ATTGGCGATAGATGTTTCGATGACAAGATGTACGATGCTGCTAAACTTTTGTACAACAACGTATCAAATTTTGCACGATTAGCTATTACGCTCGTTCACTTGAAAGAATTCCAAGGTGCCGTTGATAGTGCTCGtaaagccaattcaactcgtacATGGAAAGAAGTTTGTTTCGCTTGCGTCGATAGCGGAGAGTTTAGATTAGCACAAATGTGTGGATTACACATAGTTGTACATGCTGATGAACTTGaagatttaattaattattatcaaGATCGAGGACATTTTGAAGAACTTATTAATCTCTTAGAAGCAGCGTTAGGACTTGAAAGAGCACATATGGGAATGTTTACTGAATTAGCTATACTTTATAGCAAATATAAACCTCAACGAATGCGAGAACATCTTGAACTCTTCTGGTCCCGCGTTAATATACCAAAG GTACTTCGTGCAGCAGAACAGGCACATTTATGGGCAGAACTTGTATTTTTGTATGATAAATATGAAGAATATGATAATGCAGTACTTGCAATGATGCAACATCCCACTGAAGCCTGGCGAGAAGGTCATTTTAAAGATGTGATTACTAAAGTGGCAAATGTCGAACTTTATTACAAAGCTATACAGTTTTATGTTGAATATAAACCTCTACTTTTGAATGATATATTACTCGTACTTGCTCCACGTATGGATCATACAAGAGGGGTTGCATATTTCAAACGGACAGGGCATTTACAACTTGTAAAACCATATTTAAGATCAGTTCAAGCTTTAAACAACAAAGCAATTAACGAAGCATTAAACGGTCTACTTATTGACGAAGAAGATTATCAAGGTCTTAGAACGTCGATCGATGCGTTTGATAATTTTGATAATATTGCACTAGCACAACAATTGGAGAAGCACGAATTGATTGAATTCAGAAGAATTGCTGCATACTTGTATAAAGGAAATAATAGATGGAAACAATCAGTGGAACTTTGTAAGAAAGATCGACTATTTAG AGATGCTATGGAATACGCAGCAGAATCTCGAAATACCGAAGTTGCCCAAGAATTATTAGAATGGTTCTTGGAAAGAGGGTCGAAAGATTGTTTTGCAGCATGCCTGTTTCACTGTTATGATTTGCTTCATCCAGATGTTATTCTAGAACTTGCATGGAGACATCGTATCTTACACTTTGCCATGCCATACCTTATACAAGTCGCACGAGAATATATTACTAAG GTTGATAAACTGGAGGAAGCTGAAAGTCAACGTCTTGAAGAAACTGATCATCAAGAACACAAGCCTATGATTATGC CGGAACCTCAATTAATGCTAACGGCAGGACCAGGTATGATGGCATCTGGTTATACACCACAAGGTGTATATGGTGCACCTCCACAGAATGTTTATGCGCCTACTGCTGCAGCATACCAGGGTTATGGTATGTGA